In Fibrobacter sp., a genomic segment contains:
- a CDS encoding Na+/H+ antiporter NhaC family protein: MEQQAVEVVSYFHGTFWALVPSVVAIVLALITKEAYSSLFVGILMGGLLISEGNFPHFLEAVFKNGMVKQVSDPWNVGILLFLVVLGSLVVLMNKSGGAAAFGEWAQQHIKSKMGVQLATVILGILIFVDDYFNCLTVGSVMRPVTDKFKLSHEKLAYLIDATAAPICIIAPISSWAAAVTGFVEGEDGLGLFVKSIPYNFYALLTIIALFSLILLKVDFGPMKKYETAAEKLSAQTESLKREDSRGTVIDLIFPIVALIVFCVAGLVYTGGFFSSGTAHKGFVDAFGASDASVGLVIGSFGTFIVTVIWYLGRRVLKLRKCVECVPEGFKTMVPAILILVLAWSLKGVTDTLGAKDFVAGLISGSAAGFMNFMPAIIFLIGVGLAFSTGTSWGTFGILIPIVVAAFSGIDPNLMIISISACMAGAVCGDHISPISDTTIMASAGADCNHVNHVNTQLPYALSVACVSFVSYIVAGFTRSAVLSLAVGFAIIVVGILLIKKKQA; this comes from the coding sequence ATGGAACAACAGGCTGTTGAGGTTGTATCCTACTTTCATGGAACATTCTGGGCGCTGGTGCCCTCTGTTGTGGCGATTGTCCTTGCCCTCATTACGAAGGAGGCGTACTCGTCTCTGTTCGTGGGCATTTTGATGGGCGGCTTGCTCATTAGCGAAGGCAACTTCCCCCATTTTTTGGAAGCCGTATTCAAAAACGGCATGGTCAAGCAGGTGTCTGATCCGTGGAACGTAGGCATTCTCCTTTTCCTGGTGGTTCTGGGTTCACTGGTCGTCTTGATGAATAAGTCCGGAGGTGCGGCGGCTTTCGGAGAATGGGCTCAACAGCATATCAAGTCCAAGATGGGTGTCCAGCTGGCGACGGTCATCTTGGGTATCCTGATTTTTGTGGACGATTACTTCAACTGCCTCACGGTGGGTAGCGTGATGCGCCCTGTTACGGACAAATTCAAGCTTAGCCACGAGAAACTGGCGTACCTGATTGATGCGACTGCCGCTCCGATATGCATTATAGCGCCTATCAGTTCGTGGGCCGCTGCTGTTACCGGTTTTGTGGAAGGCGAGGATGGCCTCGGGCTTTTCGTAAAATCGATTCCCTATAATTTCTATGCGCTGCTGACCATTATCGCTTTGTTCTCGTTGATTCTTTTGAAGGTCGATTTTGGCCCGATGAAGAAATATGAGACTGCGGCGGAAAAACTCAGTGCGCAGACGGAGTCTTTGAAGCGTGAAGATTCTCGAGGTACCGTTATCGATTTGATTTTCCCGATTGTAGCTTTGATCGTTTTCTGCGTGGCCGGGTTGGTTTATACGGGAGGATTTTTCTCGAGCGGAACGGCGCATAAGGGCTTTGTCGATGCGTTTGGGGCGAGCGATGCCTCGGTTGGCCTTGTAATCGGTAGCTTCGGCACGTTCATTGTGACGGTGATTTGGTATCTGGGGCGCCGTGTTTTAAAATTGCGCAAGTGCGTGGAATGCGTGCCCGAAGGTTTCAAGACGATGGTCCCCGCAATCTTGATTCTTGTGCTTGCCTGGAGCCTGAAGGGAGTTACCGATACGCTTGGCGCGAAGGATTTTGTGGCTGGTCTCATTTCGGGAAGCGCCGCTGGCTTTATGAACTTTATGCCGGCAATCATCTTCCTTATCGGTGTGGGGCTCGCTTTCTCGACTGGAACTTCGTGGGGAACGTTTGGCATCTTGATTCCGATTGTGGTGGCGGCATTCTCGGGCATCGATCCGAACTTGATGATCATTTCCATTTCGGCGTGCATGGCGGGTGCCGTCTGTGGCGACCACATATCTCCGATTTCCGATACGACGATTATGGCGAGTGCCGGTGCGGATTGTAACCATGTAAATCACGTGAATACGCAGTTGCCCTATGCTCTATCTGTTGCGTGCGTGAGCTTTGTCAGCTATATTGTGGCGGGATTCACGCGAAGTGCGGTCCTTTCGCTGGCGGTGGGTTTTGCGATTATTGTCGTGGGCATTCTTCTCATTAAGAAGAAGCAGGCTTGA
- a CDS encoding DMT family transporter yields MANLGYTFLLILTAAIWGSGFVAQIEGNAFGPFAFSCIRCFIAAGFLALIFKILDAFGKSPRRPRNRKEAWLHWKAGFFCGLALCTAMNLQQLGMFLGTPAGKSGFLTACYIVLVPVVSLFLGKRTSLKTWVCIAITTAGLYLLCVKDGFSIELSDSVSLLCALAFSFHILVIDKFVNHVDPIRVSAIQFLTIGVLTAPLMIIFDLKFPAMDFSTVIAAFVNPYAVAGLAFAALCSSGIAYTLQIVAQDKINPTIASLTMSLESVFAVLAGWAILGEQLSAREICGCAIMMVAIVIAQIKPASS; encoded by the coding sequence ATGGCTAATTTAGGCTATACATTCCTGCTCATCCTGACGGCGGCAATCTGGGGTTCGGGCTTCGTCGCCCAAATCGAAGGAAACGCCTTCGGGCCATTCGCATTCTCGTGCATCCGTTGCTTTATCGCCGCAGGCTTCCTGGCCCTGATCTTCAAGATTCTCGATGCGTTCGGCAAGAGCCCCCGCAGGCCGCGCAACCGCAAAGAAGCGTGGTTGCACTGGAAGGCCGGATTCTTTTGCGGGCTCGCACTCTGCACCGCGATGAACCTGCAACAACTGGGAATGTTCCTCGGCACCCCCGCCGGGAAATCCGGATTCCTCACCGCCTGCTACATCGTGCTCGTGCCTGTCGTGAGCCTGTTTCTCGGCAAGCGAACCTCATTGAAAACCTGGGTTTGCATCGCCATCACAACGGCGGGGCTCTACCTGCTCTGCGTCAAGGACGGTTTCTCGATTGAACTTTCGGACAGCGTCTCGCTCCTATGCGCGCTGGCATTTTCATTTCACATCCTCGTCATCGACAAGTTCGTCAATCACGTGGACCCCATCCGCGTTTCGGCAATTCAATTCCTGACAATCGGCGTCTTGACTGCTCCGCTGATGATTATATTCGACCTAAAATTTCCGGCAATGGATTTCAGTACCGTAATTGCCGCATTTGTAAACCCGTATGCAGTCGCAGGCCTTGCGTTTGCAGCCCTATGTTCCAGCGGTATCGCCTACACGCTGCAAATTGTCGCCCAGGATAAAATCAATCCCACTATCGCATCGCTCACGATGAGCCTGGAATCGGTATTCGCCGTCCTTGCGGGTTGGGCCATTCTAGGGGAACAGCTTTCCGCCCGCGAAATCTGCGGCTGTGCAATCATGATGGTAGCCATCGTGATTGCGCAAATCAAGCCTGCTTCTTCTTAA
- the nadC gene encoding carboxylating nicotinate-nucleotide diphosphorylase — protein sequence MYGDNSTPKFPVEDALTMIRLALAEDVRTGDVTSEWTIPADQKQHARLIAKEDGVLAGLPVIELVFQELKASVKVTLHKKDGDVVKKGDLIAEMDGTTHELLTGERTLLNFIQQLSGVATVAHTFQEALKGGKTKVLDTRKTVPGFRTLQKYAVRVGGGSNHRMGLFDMVLVKDNHIAAAGGVLQALEVVKKNNKQNLMVEMEVENFDQLRALLNKGVDVIMLDNMSNEMMAEALKIIKESGDKCLVEGSGNMTLERAKEIATLGLDYISVGALTHSVKALDISMRI from the coding sequence ATGTACGGTGATAACTCGACGCCCAAATTCCCTGTAGAAGATGCTCTCACGATGATCCGCTTGGCGCTTGCCGAAGACGTGCGTACGGGCGATGTCACCAGCGAATGGACTATCCCTGCCGACCAGAAGCAGCATGCTCGCCTGATTGCCAAGGAAGACGGCGTGCTCGCCGGCCTCCCGGTCATCGAACTCGTGTTCCAGGAACTGAAGGCCAGCGTGAAGGTGACGCTCCACAAGAAAGACGGCGATGTCGTCAAGAAGGGCGACCTGATTGCCGAAATGGACGGCACGACGCATGAACTTCTGACTGGCGAACGCACTCTCCTGAACTTTATTCAGCAGCTTTCGGGCGTGGCGACTGTCGCGCATACCTTCCAGGAAGCCCTGAAGGGCGGCAAGACCAAGGTGCTCGATACGCGCAAGACCGTTCCCGGTTTCCGCACGCTGCAGAAGTATGCCGTGCGCGTGGGTGGCGGTTCCAACCACCGTATGGGGCTCTTCGACATGGTGCTCGTGAAGGACAACCACATCGCCGCCGCGGGTGGCGTGCTCCAGGCGCTCGAGGTCGTGAAGAAGAACAACAAGCAGAACTTGATGGTCGAGATGGAAGTCGAAAACTTCGACCAGCTGCGCGCTCTTTTGAACAAGGGTGTGGACGTCATCATGCTCGACAACATGAGCAACGAGATGATGGCCGAGGCCCTGAAGATTATCAAGGAAAGCGGCGACAAGTGCCTGGTGGAAGGCTCCGGCAACATGACGCTCGAACGCGCGAAGGAAATCGCGACGCTCGGGCTCGACTACATTTCGGTCGGTGCGCTCACTCACAGCGTTAAAGCGCTCGATATTTCGATGCGAATTTAG